From Desulfurispira natronophila, the proteins below share one genomic window:
- the neuC gene encoding UDP-N-acetylglucosamine 2-epimerase, which yields MPKKILFLTGTRADFGKLKPLINAVKNCDGFQYQIFATGIHMLAKYGGTVKEISRSGFDNVFTYMNHIEGEDMEITLANTIIGLSRYLHEHQVDMIVVHGDRVEALAGATAGALRNILVVHVEGGEISGTVDELMRHAISKLSHIHFVASETAERRLQQLGEAPETIFRIGSPDVDVMLSDTLPELEQAKERYQIPFEQYAIAMLHPVTTEYELQAQHAEIFVDSLMASKQNYIVVYPNNDYGSEFIFSAYNRLKNHSNIRLFPSLRFEYFLRFLKHANFLVGNSSAGIHEAPIYGVPTINIGTRQQNRFHYESIFDVDFDCADILSHMARFKSLTRFSPCAYYGDGSSSEKFLAALQGDVWTISNQKQFKDFN from the coding sequence ATGCCAAAGAAAATTCTCTTCCTTACCGGAACCCGAGCTGATTTTGGTAAATTGAAGCCACTTATTAATGCGGTCAAAAATTGTGACGGCTTTCAATATCAGATTTTTGCAACCGGCATTCATATGCTGGCGAAGTACGGTGGTACTGTAAAAGAGATTTCCAGATCTGGTTTTGATAATGTCTTTACCTACATGAATCACATTGAAGGTGAGGATATGGAAATCACTCTCGCCAATACCATTATCGGTTTAAGCCGCTATTTGCATGAGCATCAGGTCGATATGATTGTTGTGCACGGCGACAGGGTCGAAGCGTTGGCAGGAGCAACTGCCGGGGCGCTGCGCAATATTCTCGTTGTGCATGTTGAAGGTGGAGAAATATCCGGTACGGTAGATGAATTGATGCGTCATGCAATTTCCAAGTTGTCACATATTCATTTTGTGGCTAGTGAAACGGCGGAACGCAGATTGCAACAACTTGGCGAAGCACCGGAAACTATCTTCAGGATTGGCTCGCCCGATGTTGATGTAATGCTTTCAGATACACTGCCGGAATTGGAACAAGCAAAAGAACGCTATCAGATCCCTTTTGAGCAGTATGCTATTGCCATGTTGCACCCGGTAACGACAGAGTATGAACTGCAGGCACAGCACGCAGAAATTTTTGTTGATTCGTTGATGGCCAGTAAACAGAACTATATTGTGGTATACCCAAATAATGATTATGGTTCTGAGTTCATTTTCAGTGCTTACAACAGACTGAAAAACCATAGCAATATTCGCTTGTTCCCATCACTGCGTTTTGAGTATTTTTTACGCTTTTTAAAACATGCTAACTTTTTGGTGGGGAACTCCAGTGCCGGGATCCACGAAGCGCCGATCTACGGTGTCCCGACAATTAACATAGGCACAAGGCAGCAGAACCGATTCCACTACGAGTCTATATTCGATGTAGATTTTGACTGCGCTGATATCCTGTCACATATGGCCAGGTTCAAGTCCCTTACCCGCTTCTCACCTTGTGCTTACTATGGTGACGGTTCCAGCTCAGAGAAGTTTCTGGCTGCGCTGCAAGGCGATGTATGGACTATTTCAAATCAAAAGCAGTTCAAGGACTTTAACTAG
- a CDS encoding transposase, producing the protein MTIARSQIIALDSTPYYHCVSRCVRRAFLCGTDSVTGQSFDHRKQWILDRLGVLTEVFAIDICAYALMSNHYHLVLRVARERVEALSDHEVLGRWNRVFSGNPLIKMFLAGNELSPLQSQMLADLVRDIRPRLYDISWFMRCLNEWIARQANKEDGCKGRFWEGRFRTQALLDEYGLLTCMAYVDLNAIQAGIADSPEHSDFSSIQARIRAWGQSAGEEAAAQCPPLLGFNDSGTDDTLLPFTTVDYMELVDWTARNVRLDKACAMDEDAPPILVRMGIDSERFAKQMRGEGGNFPTFMGAYHCLRDAARERGLHYVRGSGTARRLFGGEFAS; encoded by the coding sequence ATGACCATTGCCAGAAGTCAGATTATTGCCCTGGATTCCACGCCCTACTATCACTGCGTCAGTCGTTGTGTGCGACGGGCCTTTCTGTGTGGCACCGACAGCGTGACGGGGCAGAGCTTTGACCATCGCAAGCAGTGGATTCTGGATCGGCTGGGGGTGCTGACTGAGGTCTTTGCCATTGATATCTGTGCCTACGCTCTGATGAGCAACCACTACCATCTGGTGCTGCGGGTTGCCCGGGAGCGGGTGGAGGCGTTGTCTGATCATGAAGTGCTTGGGCGCTGGAACAGGGTGTTTTCCGGCAATCCACTTATCAAAATGTTCCTGGCGGGAAACGAACTATCCCCTTTGCAAAGTCAGATGCTTGCTGATCTGGTACGGGATATCCGCCCACGCCTCTACGATATTTCCTGGTTTATGCGCTGTCTGAATGAGTGGATTGCCCGCCAGGCCAACAAGGAAGACGGCTGCAAGGGGCGTTTCTGGGAGGGGAGATTCCGCACCCAGGCGCTGCTGGATGAATACGGTTTGCTGACGTGCATGGCCTATGTGGATCTGAATGCCATACAGGCGGGGATTGCCGATTCGCCGGAGCATTCCGACTTTTCTTCCATCCAGGCACGCATACGGGCCTGGGGGCAATCTGCAGGGGAAGAAGCAGCGGCTCAGTGTCCGCCTTTGCTGGGCTTCAACGACAGTGGCACTGATGACACACTGCTGCCTTTTACCACTGTGGATTATATGGAACTGGTGGACTGGACGGCGCGCAATGTGCGGCTTGACAAGGCCTGCGCCATGGATGAGGATGCGCCGCCGATTCTGGTGCGCATGGGTATAGACAGTGAGCGCTTTGCCAAGCAGATGCGGGGTGAGGGCGGCAACTTCCCCACCTTTATGGGAGCCTACCACTGCCTGCGTGATGCGGCCAGGGAGCGGGGGCTGCACTATGTGCGGGGCAGCGGTACGGCCAGGCGGTTGTTCGGTGGTGAGTTTGCGTCGTGA
- a CDS encoding nucleotidyltransferase domain-containing protein, which yields MATETAIPGLSAELTSQLREELAKHPAISKAILFGSRAKGNFRPNSDIDLCLIAPELSFNEYLQVADAIDEILFPYSVDLILAHQVENPDVMEHIERVGVVVFQRLPNAG from the coding sequence ATGGCCACTGAAACAGCCATTCCCGGTTTATCCGCAGAACTCACCAGCCAATTGCGCGAAGAGCTGGCGAAACACCCCGCCATCTCAAAAGCCATCCTGTTTGGGTCACGCGCCAAAGGAAACTTCCGACCCAACTCGGATATCGACCTGTGCCTGATAGCACCGGAACTCAGCTTCAATGAATACCTGCAAGTGGCTGATGCTATTGATGAAATACTCTTTCCCTACAGCGTTGACCTGATCCTGGCCCATCAGGTGGAAAACCCAGACGTCATGGAACACATAGAGCGCGTTGGAGTAGTTGTATTTCAGCGTTTACCGAACGCTGGGTAA
- a CDS encoding cytidylyltransferase domain-containing protein produces MYQGKTVLALITARGGSKGIPGKNIKRLADKPLINWTIDAAKQSAYIDRLILSSDDENIIQQALAAGCEVPFKRPAELALDSSSSMDVIVHALEQLTVQYDYLLLLQPTSPFRTVTQIDAIIEQGIGSGTDITVSVTESKKHPAFMYTLDGNKLLPVINTQQQKRRQDMPKVYEHNGALYLASIPYLLKVKSYNGEGVAAFVMDTLSSVDLDEQLDWEFAEYLVMKGLNC; encoded by the coding sequence ATGTATCAGGGAAAAACGGTTCTGGCGTTGATCACTGCCCGTGGTGGATCTAAAGGTATTCCCGGCAAGAACATTAAGCGTCTTGCCGACAAGCCTTTGATTAACTGGACTATAGATGCGGCGAAACAAAGCGCATACATAGACCGGCTGATTTTATCCTCTGACGACGAAAACATTATTCAGCAAGCTTTGGCTGCGGGTTGTGAAGTGCCGTTTAAACGACCTGCTGAACTGGCGTTGGATAGCAGCAGTAGTATGGACGTTATTGTTCATGCACTTGAGCAGCTAACAGTACAATACGATTATTTGCTGTTGCTGCAGCCTACCTCACCATTCAGAACGGTCACACAGATCGACGCGATTATTGAACAGGGTATTGGCTCCGGAACAGATATTACAGTGTCAGTGACGGAGAGCAAAAAGCATCCTGCCTTTATGTATACATTGGATGGCAATAAACTGCTGCCGGTTATCAACACTCAGCAGCAAAAACGCCGGCAGGATATGCCTAAAGTTTATGAGCACAACGGTGCTTTGTACCTTGCAAGTATCCCGTATCTGTTGAAGGTAAAAAGTTACAACGGTGAAGGCGTAGCTGCATTTGTGATGGATACACTGAGCTCAGTGGATCTGGATGAACAACTTGATTGGGAATTTGCTGAGTATTTGGTTATGAAAGGGCTAAACTGTTGA